From the genome of Methylomonas sp. UP202, one region includes:
- the rpmF gene encoding 50S ribosomal protein L32, producing the protein MAVQKSKVSRSRRGQRRSHDALVGKTLSQDTLTGETHLRHHMTPDGFYKGRQIVAGRDED; encoded by the coding sequence ATGGCAGTACAAAAGAGCAAAGTATCGCGTTCCAGACGCGGTCAACGTCGTTCACACGATGCATTGGTCGGCAAAACCCTGTCTCAGGACACCCTGACCGGCGAAACCCATCTGCGTCACCACATGACCCCGGACGGTTTTTACAAAGGCCGCCAGATCGTTGCCGGCAGAGACGAAGATTAA
- the plsX gene encoding phosphate acyltransferase PlsX: protein MSVTLSIDAMGGDFGPQVTIPASLVCLRKNPKLNLILVGDETLLKDKLGSALTEFAGRLSIEHASQVVEMDEPPQKALKNKKDSSMRVAINLVQEGRADACVSAGNTGALMATARFVLKMIPGIDRPAIISTLPSTFGHTHVLDLGANVDSSAEHLYQFAVMGEEVVKAVENIERPRVGLLNIGEEDMKGNEQVKAAAKLLENSELNYIGYVEGNSINAGHTKVDLIVTDGFVGNVALKSIEGAAKMISSKLKDSFSQNWLTKLAGLVAYPVLKRFKDSIDPRLYNGASFIGLRGLVIKSHGGADALAFETAIHLAEVEVAQGVIRKISEKLEIALAQKVVA from the coding sequence GTGAGCGTAACTCTCTCTATCGATGCCATGGGCGGGGATTTCGGACCGCAAGTCACGATACCCGCATCGCTGGTTTGTCTAAGAAAAAACCCGAAACTGAATTTGATCCTGGTCGGCGACGAAACCTTGCTGAAGGACAAACTCGGCTCGGCCCTGACCGAATTCGCCGGCCGGCTTAGCATTGAACATGCATCGCAGGTGGTGGAAATGGACGAACCGCCGCAAAAGGCTCTGAAAAACAAGAAAGATTCGTCGATGCGGGTCGCGATCAACCTGGTTCAGGAAGGCCGGGCCGACGCCTGCGTCAGCGCCGGCAATACCGGCGCGTTGATGGCGACCGCCCGTTTCGTGTTGAAAATGATCCCCGGCATCGACCGGCCGGCCATCATTTCGACGCTGCCCTCCACCTTCGGCCACACCCATGTGCTGGACCTGGGCGCGAACGTCGATTCCAGCGCCGAGCACCTGTACCAATTCGCGGTGATGGGCGAGGAAGTGGTCAAGGCGGTCGAAAACATCGAACGCCCCCGCGTCGGCCTGTTGAACATCGGCGAAGAAGACATGAAAGGCAACGAGCAGGTCAAGGCGGCCGCGAAATTGCTGGAAAATTCCGAGCTCAACTACATCGGTTACGTCGAAGGCAATTCGATCAACGCCGGCCATACCAAGGTCGATCTAATCGTCACCGATGGCTTTGTCGGTAACGTGGCGTTAAAATCGATCGAAGGTGCCGCGAAAATGATCAGTTCCAAACTCAAGGACAGCTTTTCGCAAAACTGGCTGACCAAGCTGGCTGGCCTGGTGGCCTATCCGGTGCTGAAACGCTTCAAGGACAGCATCGACCCGCGCCTTTACAACGGCGCCAGTTTCATCGGTTTGCGCGGCTTGGTCATCAAAAGTCACGGCGGCGCCGACGCGTTGGCCTTCGAAACCGCGATCCATCTGGCCGAAGTCGAAGTGGCGCAAGGCGTCATCCGTAAAATCAGCGAAAAATTGGAAATCGCGCTAGCCCAAAAGGTTGTGGCATGA